The following coding sequences are from one Nicotiana tomentosiformis chromosome 3, ASM39032v3, whole genome shotgun sequence window:
- the LOC138908199 gene encoding cytosolic sulfotransferase 12-like — protein sequence MSLSRCSQRELDDEYKKADQNDSDMLTTIPKEKGWITEHLYQYQSFWFTTAAIKGIKRVQECFKAQPTDPILVTFPKSGTTWFKALIFSLMNHDRFDFSSHPLLTKGPHDCIPFLEAIIQNETSYQDYRISCSPSCLLATHIPYSLLPASVMSSGCKIVYVFSRAQRCSCFKLAFYDKSKTQRTTIFFNQRCI from the coding sequence ATGTCGCTTTCCCGTTGTTCTCAGCGTGAACTTGATGATGAATACAAGAAAGCTGATCAAAATGACAGTGATATgctcacaaccattcccaaagaAAAAGGTTGGATCACTGAACATCTTTACCAATACCAATCCTTTTGGTTTACTACAGCAGCTATTAAAGGAATTAAGAGGGTGCAAGAATGCTTTAAAGCTCAACCTACAGATCCTATTCTAGTTACTTTCCCAAAATCAGGAACAACCTGGTTCAAGGCCCTTATCTTTTCCCTCATGAATCATGACCGTTTTGATTTTTCCTCCCACCCTTTACTTACTAAGGGCCCCCATGATTGCATTCCCTTCTTGGAAGCCATCATACAAAATGAAACTTCCTACCAAGATTATCGAATTTCGTGTTCGCCAAGTTGCCTTTTGGCTACCCACATTCCGTACTCTTTGTTACCGGCATCTGTGATGTCTTCTGGTTGCAAAATTGTGTATGTTTTTTCGCGAGCCCAAAGATGTTCTTGTTTCAAATTGGCTTTTTATGACAAAAGTAAGACTCAAAGAACTACCATCTTTTTCAATCAAAGATGCATTTGA
- the LOC104113227 gene encoding flavonol sulfotransferase-like: MDISRSHFSQREHNDENEYKKDDQNDSDMLSSFPKENGWMVKHLYQYESFWFSPAAIRGIKRVQECFNAQPTDFFLATFPKAGTTWFKALIFSITNRARFDFSSHPLLAKSPHDCIPFVESIIQDETSYRDYQISCSPCCLFATHIPYSLLPASVVSSGCKIVYVFRDTKDVFVSTWHYMIKIRPKELPSFPIEDAFDLFCKGVSHCGPFWDHVLDYWKASMENPNKILFIMYEDMKKDPILCLTKLAKFLDRPFTLEEEREGAVQEIARLCGFESLSSLKVNQTGVMHFNSIVVENRHFLRKGQVGDWKNHLTLEMAQLLDEITRQKFAGTSLIETLFVDTIPSTVEA; encoded by the coding sequence ATGGACATATCCCGTTCCCATTTTTCTCAGCGCGAACACAATGATGAAAATGAATACAAGAAAGATGATCAAAATGACAGTGATATGCTCTCAAGCTTTCCCAAAGAAAATGGTTGGATGGTTAAACATCTTTACCAATACGAGTCCTTTTGGTTTAGTCCAGCAGCTATTAGAGGTATTAAGAGGGTGCAAGAATGCTTCAATGCTCAACCCACAGATTTTTTTCTAGCTACTTTCCCAAAAGCAGGAACAACATGGTTCAAGGCCCTTATTTTCTCCATCACGAATCGTGCTCGATTCGATTTCTCCTCTCACCCTTTGCTTGCCAAGAGTCCCCATGATTGCATTCCCTTCGTGGAATCCATCATACAAGATGAAACTTCCTACCGAGATTACCAAATTTCGTGTTCGCCATGTTGCCTTTTCGCAACCCACATTCCTTACTCTTTGTTACCAGCATCTGTAGTTTCGTCTGGTTGCAAAATTGTGTATGTTTTTCGCGATACTAAAGATGTTTTTGTTTCAACTTGGCATTATATGATAAAAATAAGACCCAAAGAACTACCATCTTTTCCGATTGAAGATGCCTTTGATCTGTTTTGCAAAGGTGTCTCACATTGTGGACCCTTTTGGGATCATGTCTTGGATTATTGGAAGGCAAGCATGGAAAATCCGAACAAGATACTTTTCATAATGTACGAGGACATGAAGAAAGATCCCATTCTCTGTCTTACCAAATTGGCTAAGTTCTTGGATAGGCCTTTTACCTTGGAAGAAGAGAGAGAAGGGGCTGTGCAGGAGATTGCAAGGCTTTGTGGATTTGAGAGTTTGAGTAGTTTAAAAGTAAACCAGACCGGAGTGATGCATTTCAATTCAATTGTAGTTGAGAACCGGCATTTCTTGAGGAAAGGTCAAGTTGGAGATTGGAAAAACCATCTGACGCTAGAGATGGCCCAACTGTTGGATGAAATCACTAGGCAGAAATTTGCTGGGACTAGCTTGATAGAAACTTTGTTTGTCGATACAATACCCTCTACTGTCGAGGCATAA
- the LOC104113226 gene encoding cytosolic sulfotransferase 6-like, producing the protein MTVTGSQVTTLPKEKGWITVYVYEYQSVWLTPTFVKGVKLVQQCIYAQSTDILLATLPKSGTTCNPHSLLSVISSGCKIVYVFRETKGVFVSNSHYMTKLRPEDALDLFCKGVSHFGPFWDHVLGYWKASLENPDKTGVQHFSPQFAVENRHFSRKGQVGDWKNHLTLEMTEQLEEITRQKLGQSD; encoded by the exons ATGACAGTGACAGGCTCACAGGTCACAACTCTTCCCAAAGAGAAAGGTTGGATCACTGTATATGTATACGAATACCAGTCAGTTTGGTTAACTCCAACATTTGTTAAAGGAGTTAAGTTGGTTCAGCAATGCATCTATGCTCAATCCACTGATATTCTGCTAGCTACTCTCCCAAAATCAGGAACAACATG CAACCCACATTCCTTGCTCTCTGTGATATCTTCTGGCTGCAAAATTGTGTATGTTTTTCGCGAGACCAAAGGTGTTTTTGTTTCAAATTCGCATTATATGACAAAATTGAGACCTGAAGATGCACTTGATTTGTTTTGCAAAGGGGTGTCACATTTTGGACCCTTTTGGGATCATGTGTTGGGTTATTGGAAGGCAAGCTTGGAAAATCCAGACAAG ACCGGAGTGCAACATTTCAGTCCACAATTTGCTGTTGAGAACCGGCATTTCTCAAGGAAAGGTCAAGTTGGAGATTGGAAAAACCATCTGACACTAGAGATGACTGAACAATTGGAAGAAATCACTAGGCAGAAACTTGGTCAGTCAGATTAG
- the LOC104113228 gene encoding protein MET1, chloroplastic produces MSSSAVVAGASPSSCSAAYSRNLSISNTSASIPSPKLSTVPCQKTSFQGLSLQEAKRGVLNSFLAESKRNAISIGGRSRTLEITARSTAAKNIEVEVDKPLGLTLGPKNGGGVVITGIENGGNAARAGLKVGDQVVYTSSFFGDELWPADKLGFTKTAIQAKPDSVYFVVSRGVDVDVKRLPKRPAPPQFGRKLTDAQKARATHICLDCGYIYTLPKSFDDQPEDYACPQCRAPKKRFAKYDVNTGRAIGGGLPPIGVIIGLIAGIGGVGALLVYGLQ; encoded by the exons ATGTCATCCTCCGCTGTTGTTGCTGGTGCCTCGCCCTCTTCCTGCTCTGCTGCTTACTCGAGAAACCTTAGCATCAGCAATACTAGTGCTTCCATCCCATCCCCCAAATTGTCCACCGTTCCATGCCAG AAAACTAGTTTTCAAGGTTTATCACTACAAGAAGCCAAAAGGGGTGTTTTGAATTCATTTTTAGCTGAGAGCAAGAGGAATGCTATTAGCATTGGTGGAAGAAGTAGAACCCTTGAGATCACTGCAAGATCAACTGCTGCAAAGAATATCGAAGTTGAAGTTGATAAGCCATTGGGACTCACCCTTGGTCCTAAGAATGGTGGTGGGGTTGTCATTACG GGTATAGAGAATGGTGGTAATGCTGCAAGGGCAGGGCTCAAGGTTGGTGACCAGGTAGTCTATACTAGTAGCTTCTTTGGCGATGAACTCTGGCCAGCTGATAAACTTGGATTTACCAAAACCGCCATCCAGGCGAAGCCTGATTCTGTCTACTTCGTCGTTAGCAG AGGTGTCGATGTAGATGTTAAAAGACTGCCCAAGCGTCCAGCTCCTCCTCAATTTGGAAGGAAATTAACTGATGCTCAAAAG GCCAGAGCAACACACATTTGCCTCGATTGTGGTTACATATACACTTTGCCAAAGTCTTTCGATGACCAG CCGGAGGACTATGCATGTCCACAGTGTAGAGCACCAAAGAAGAGGTTTGCAAAATATGATGTTAACACTGGGAGAGCAATAGGAGGAGGATTGCCCCCCATTGGTGTCATTATTGGTCTCATTGCTGGTATTGGTGGTGTTGGAGCATTACTGGTTTATGGTCTTCAATAA
- the LOC138908200 gene encoding uncharacterized protein — MPFSEEWNMKRLGKDAVLRPLSNEEDVSTSVLKPVKENKRKRASVPEYPKPKKRTARKPNKNVIPLTVESVLRLREEEEEEEEEEEEEEEEEEEQEQEEEEEQEQEEEEEEEEEEEEEEEGEDNGSALAVRTKRAADASSPAGSMMFYEAPPRTEDIPEKDPGRVPELSDVGDAPHRSRPAGVTIEEPLEPLRAEGIAPSESFGVAAIEDSPTFPGFSAGVFREAQALGALDLDRPHDGEDPFRDLFTGIKDVAGAGEESDLFHELRQALNQLQQKIEMIGKLREEVDVIRMESLRWKEGMDRFAAEKETARAQLSSSETQLQKMKEKGLVQADAEAAQVQAREEAESADSRAHWVAELAKCRSRREILEEIHARGFDLAEEIKRAKELEADAEALVSDGDDDDDGRKSGSKNGGGEPDKEETAPGREI, encoded by the exons atgcccttttccgaggagtggaacatgaaac gtttgggtaaagacgcggtcTTGAGGCCTCTATCCAATGAGGAGGATGTTTCGACCTCTGTCctaaagccggtgaaggaaaataaaagaaaaagagcctcggttcccgaatatccaaaaccgaagaagaggacggctcgtaagccgaacaagaatgtcattcctttgaccgtggaatccgtTTTGCGtttaagggaagaagaagaagaagaagaagaagaagaagaagaagaagaagaagaagaagaagaacaagaacaagaagaagaagaagaacaagaacaagaagaagaagaagaagaagaagaagaagaagaagaagaagaagaaggagaggaCAATGGGTCCGCGCTGGCGGTCCGAACAAAGAGAGCCGCCGATGCCTCAtcgccggctggatcgatgatgttctatgaggctccgcctcgaactgaagatataccggagaaagatccaggtagagtccccgaactatcggatgtAGGAGACGCCCCTCATCGGAGTCGACCGGCAGgggttacaatcgaagagcccctCGAACCCCTTCGAGCCGAGGGGATCGCTCCAAGCGAGTCATTTGGGGTAGCAGCGATTGAGGATTCACCTACCTTTCCCGGTTTTTCCGCAGGGGTgtttcgggaagctcaagctctgggagccctcgatctagacaggccccACGATGGAGAAGATCCATTTCGTGACTTGTTTACCGGTATCAAGGATGTTGCCGGTGCCGGTGAagaatcggatctttttcacgaattgcggcaggctttgaatcag ttgcagcaaaaaatcgagatgatcgggaagcttcgtgaggaggtcgacgtgataaggaTGGAgtccttgcggtggaaagaaggtatggaccgctttgctgcagaaaaagagaccgctcgagcccagttatcgtcGTCCGAAACCCAGCttcaaaaaatgaaggaaaaaggcctggttcag GCCGacgctgaagctgcccaagtccaggcaagagaggAGGCCGAATCAGCCGATagtcgagcacattgggtcgccgaacttgctaagtgccgatccagaagggaaattctcgaggagattcatgctcgcggcttcgatctcgcggaagagataaaaagggcaaaagaacttgaagctgatgctgaagctctggtttctgaCGGTGATGACGACGACGATGGGAGAAAGAGCGGATCCAAAAACGGAGGGGGGgaacctgataaagaagagactgCTCCCGGTCGAGAAATTTAG
- the LOC104116048 gene encoding protein VASCULATURE COMPLEXITY AND CONNECTIVITY, which produces MERKVLVICAVVGFLGLLSAVTGFAAEATRIKGSQVQFPSPSECVYPRSPALGLGLAAAVALMVAQIIVNVASGCVCCRQYLSGSNRSLALLCFVVSWFTFVIAFMLLLTGAALNEQHGEESLYFGNYYCYVVKPGVFAGAAVLSLASVALGIIYYISLVSAKNINDPWHPPVPSQGGIAMGHPQIPPQTSQEPVFVHEDTYMRRIST; this is translated from the exons ATGGAAAGGAAGGTGTTAGTAATTTGTGCTGTTGTGGGATTTCTAGGGTTGCTTTCTGCTGTTACTGGTTTTGCTGCTGAGGCCACTAGAATTaag GGTTCTCAGGTCCAGTTTCCCTCTCCTTCAGAATGTGTATATCCAAGGAGTCCTGCACTGGGCCTTGGATTGGCTGCTGCTGTGGCTCTTATGGTTGCTCAAATAATTGTCAATGTAGCAAGTGGATGTGTCTGTTGCCGTCAATATCTATCAGGATCTAATCGGTCACTAGCACTACTATGTTTTGTTGTATCCTG GTTTACATTCGTCATAGCGTTTATGTTATTGCTAACGGGTGCAGCACTGAATGAACAGCATGGTGAAGAGAGCCTGTACTTTGGCAACTACTATTGCTATGTTGTAAAGCCTGGAGTATTTGCTGGAGCTGCTGTCTTGTCCCTTGCCAGTGTTGCTCTTGGAATCATCTATTATATTTCCTTGGTATCTGCAAAAAACATCAACGATCCATGGCATCCACCAGTACCAAGTCAAGGTGGCATTGCAATGGGACACCCACAAATTCCTCCACAGACCAGTCAGGAACCAGTTTTTGTGCATGAAGATACTTACATGAGACGCATATCTACGTGA
- the LOC104116046 gene encoding cell division cycle 20.2, cofactor of APC complex-like, with amino-acid sequence MDAGSYSASSNKKQSRCPLQEQLLQRRNSRENLDRFIPNRSAMDFDYAHYMLTEAGKKGKENPAVSSPSREAYRKQLAETFNMNRSRILAFKNKPPTPVEAIPNEYASSVQQSKSAKPRRHIPQTCEKTLDAPDIMDDYYLNLLDWGSSNVLSIALGSTVYLWDASDGATSELVTVDEENGPVTSIKWAPDGRHIAVGLNTSEVQLWDTTANRLLRTLKGGHRSRVGALDWNNHILTTGGMDGQIINNDVRIRSPIVDTYQGHDQEVCGLKWSASGQQLASGGNDNCLHIWDRSMASSNSTTQWLHRLEDHTAAVKALAWCPFQGNLLASGGGGSDRCIKFWNTHTGACLNSVDTGSQVCSLIWNKNERELLSSHGFTQNQLTLWKYPSMVKVAELTGHTSRVLFMAQSPDGCTVASAAGDETLRFWNVFGTPEVAKPAPKANPAEPFAHQRQTMIR; translated from the exons ATGGATGCAGGATCATACTCAGCCTCATCAAATAAGAAACAATCACGTTGCCCTCTACAGGAACAACTTCTTCAACGTAGAAATTCTCGTGAAAAT TTGGATAGGTTTATTCCAAATCGATCAGCGATGGATTTCGACTATGCACATTACATGCTGACAGAGGCCGGAAAGAAAGGTAAGGAAAACCCAGCTGTCAGCTCTCCCTCCAGAGAGGCATACAGGAAGCAGCTTGCAGAAACCTTCAATATGAACAGGTCTCGCATTCTGGCGTTCAAGAACAAACCACCCACTCCTGTTGAGGCAATTCCTAATGAGTATGCCTCCTCTGTTCAACAATCCAAATCTGCAAAACCCCGTCGACACATTCCTCAG ACCTGTGAGAAGACATTGGATGCTCCAGATATTATGGATGATTACTATTTGAATTTGTTAGACTGGGGCAGCAGCAATGTTCTTTCTATTGCTCTTGGCAGCACTGTATATCTGTGGGATGCATCCGATGGTGCTACTTCAGAGCTGGTCACTGTTGATGAGGAAAATGGCCCTGTTACGAGTATTAAATGGGCTCCTGACGGTCGACATATTGCTGTTGGTCTGAACACTTCTGAAGTTCAGCTTTGGGATACTACAGCAAATCGACTC TTGAGAACTTTGAAAGGTGGTCACCGATCCCGAGTTGGTGCTCTAGATTGGAACAATCACATTTTGACAACAGGTGGAATGGATGGTCAAATCATAAACAATGATGTGAGAATAAGATCACCTATTGTTGACACTTACCAAGGCCATGATCAAGAAGTCTGTGGTCTAAAATGGTCAGCTTCAGGCCAGCAATTAGCTAGCGGCGGAAATGACAACTGTCTCCACATATGGGACAGATCAATGGCTTCTTCAAACTCTACAACGCAGTGGCTTCACAGGCTTGAAGATCATACAGCTGCTGTTAAAGCCTTAGCTTGGTGTCCTTTTCAGGGTAACTTATTAGCATCGGGTGGTGGTGGAAGTGACAGGTGTATTAAGTTCTGGAACACACACACTGGTGCTTGCTTGAATTCTGTTGATACAGGATCGCAGGTTTGTTCCCTTATATGGAACAAGAACGAACGAGAGCTGCTAAGTTCTCATGGTTTCACTCAGAATCAGCTCACTCTTTGGAAATACCCTTCTATGGTAAAGGTAGCTGAGCTTACTGGTCACACCTCAAGAGTACTTTTCATGGCTCAG AGTCCAGATGGCTGCACAGTTGCATCTGCAGCTGGAGATGAAACTCTCAGATTTTGGAATGTATTTGGGACTCCTGAAGTTGCAAAACCTGCACCAAAGGCAAACCCTGCCGAACCATTTGCTCACCAAAGGCAAACCATGATTCGCTGA